The Ktedonobacterales bacterium genome contains the following window.
GCCAACGATCAGATCACCCTCCGGCTGGAGGTAGACCAGTTGGACGAAGCGATCAAAAGCGTGAACCGCGCCACCCGGCGCCTGGCGCTGAGCGTCCTCATTGGCTCCTCGATTATTGGGGGCGGCTTCATTCTGGAATTTCTGCGCAAACCACGCAAACGATAATCACCTTGCCCATCAGGAGAGCTAGCGATGCTTATCATCACCGCCGACGAACTGCGCCAGGCCGTCCCTATGCGCGAAGCAATGGAGGCGGTTGCCAGCGCCTTTGCCCAGCTTTCCAACCAGCAGGCCGACGTGCCGCTGCGCCCGCATGTATCTGTGCCGCCGACGGATGGGCTGCTGCTGGTGATGCCCGCCTATCTGTCCGGCAGCGGCGCGCTGGGTGTCAAGCTGCTCACGCTCTTCCTGCATAACCCGGAACGGCATCATCTGCCATCCATCAACGCGCTAGTTCTGCTGTTTGACTCCGACAATGGATTACCGCTGGCGCTGATGGATGGCGGCTGGCTCACCGCGCTGCGTACCGGGGCGGCGTCGGGAGTCGCCACGCGCTTGATGGCGCGCCAGGACGCGCGCGTCCTGGCGCTCTTTGGCGCGGGCGCGCAGGCGCTGCCCCAGGCGTGGGCCGTCTGCGTGGCGCGGCCCATCGAGCGCCTCTGGCTGGTGAATCGCACGCCCGCGCACGCCGAACGCCTGGCAGAGCAGTTGCGCGCCTTCGGGACGCCCATCCCTGCCGATGTGCGCGTGGCCTCCTCGGCAACCGAGGCGCTGCGGGAGGCCGACGTGATCTGCTGCGCGACAGCCTCGCCCACGCCGCTCTTTGACGACGCCGACCTGCGCCAGGGCGCGCATATCAACGGCATCGGCTCCTATCGCCCGACGCTGCAAGAAGTTCCGGCGGCCACCGTCGCGCGGGCGCGGGTCGTCGTTGACGAGCGCCGCGCCGCCTGGGCCGAAGCGGGCGATCTGGTTATCCCCCGCGAGCAGGGCTTGCTCGATGAAAGCCACATCAGCGGCGAACTGGGCGAGCTTGTGCTGGGCCGCGTGGCCGGGCGCACCGACGACGCGCAGATTACCTTCTTCAAGTCCGTTGGCAACGCTGTCCAGGATATGGCCGTCGTGCAGCTTGCCGTCCAGCAGGCGCGGGCGCTGGGGCTGGGGACAGAGGTCCACCTGTGAGATAGCTCTGGTCCGGCATAGGGCTTGACTTTTCTCTCTTGCTCAATCACAATAGGGTGGAACACTGCCTGGCTCATGCGAAGACTTCACCACCCTGCTTGCCGAAACCAGGCTGACCGTCGAAGACATCTCGCGCGTCATGCTGCAACATCTCATCAACCTGCGGCGCAGCCCCACCTGACACCTCATCCTGCTGCGCTTCCCGCTGATCGGAGGCGTGAACTGGCTTGACCTACGGCCAGGGGCAGGCGCTGATGGTGTATCTGGTGGAGAGTGCTTTGTGTGTGGTGGGGAATGAATGAGGAAGCAGTTTTTCCAAACTGCCCTGCCAGATCACGTCGGGTGATCGTTGGAAGAGGCGGTCTCCTTTGCGCTAAATCCTGCGGCGATCATCTCGGCAATCTTCGTGGCGCGCTCGCGCTCAAACCACTCAAAGTGAAGATCGGCGCGATCTCCTTCTGGCCCTTTGATGATAACGCTGGGATTGCCTTGCTCTGGAATATATAAATCTACCTGGTGTTTCCTACGCGACTTGAACGTTTTCAGCATCGTTACACCCCCAAAAGAATGCAATCTGCCGCACTGAAATCGTTATGCGTCGCCTCCGTTGCTTCCAGAACGGCATACCTCCTGACTGTGCCACCTGTAGGCAGCTTCAAGGGAAGCTGCCTACAGGCAGATCACTGCTTTAGTTCAGCAGTTGACACTGCAACTCCGGCGCCTTGAGCGCCGCATGTGTGCATGCACAATCCATACCAATTCCACCTCGGACATCTGGTCAGGCTGCTTTCGATCAAGCGCCCAGACCTCAGAAGCGGCGCGAGCCATTGCCAAAAGGCATCGACAGCGCCGAATAATTCTAGTAGACTGTTGGCGAGATACGTTTCTGGGCTTCTCCCCAACTGGCGTGAAGGCAGCGCCGCGAAGAAAGTGAGGCAGACGATGAGCACCTATGGAAGTCAGAGCATGATTGCCCCGCTCCGGCGCGTCCTGGTGAAGCGGCCCGACCAGGCGTTCGCCGTCGCTGACCCGGCGGCCTGGCACTACACGGCACGGCCTGATTTGACCGCTGCCCAGCAAGAACACGACGATCTGGTGGCCCTGCTGCGCCAGGGCGGCAGTGAGGTGCTCTATCACGATGAACCCCAACCCACCCATGCCGATGCCATCTTTACCTTCGACCCCGCACTGGTGACTGACCAGGGAGCCATCATGCTCTCGATGGGCAAGCGGCAGCGGCGAGGGGAGGAAGCCGTCATGGCCCGGCGTTTCGAGGCGCTCGATCTCCCTATTCTCTCTACTTTGCACGATGACGCGCGCGCCGAAGGGGGCGATCTGCTCTGGCTGGATCACGATACGCTGGCTGTGGGGCAGGGGTTCCGTACCAATGCCGAAGGGCTGCGTCAACTGCGCGAGGCGCTGACTCCGCTGGGAGTAACCGTCATCCCCGTAGACCTACCCTACTACAGCGGGCCAGCGGCGTGCCTGCATCTGCTCTCCCTCATCAGCATCGTAGATGAGCGCCTGGCGGTGGTCTATCCGCCGCTCCTTTCAGTCCCCTTCTGGCAGGAATTGCAGCGGCGCGGTTTTCGTCTCATCGAGGTACCCGAAGAAGAGTTCCTGACTATGGGACCGAACGTGCTGGCGCTGGCCCCTGGGCAGTGCGTCATGCTCGAAGGCAACCCCACCACCCGGCAGAGGCTCCAGGAAGTTGGATGCCAGGTCTGGACCTATCGTGGCAACGAGCTTTCCTTAAAGGCGGAGGGCGGCGCAACCTGCCTGACTCGCCCGCTGCTGCGTGGGTAAGGGCAGCATGGGAGGAGGGGTGGGGCTGACAGGAATCGAACCTGCGACACACGGTTTAGGAAACGAAGGAACGCCGCTTAGGTCGGCAGCAGGGTTTGCTCGATTCGGTCAGGATAAACGGTGCTGAACACGGAAATTATGAAATAATCCTTGAAACACTTGCAGTTTGCTCGATTCGGTCAGGATAAACGGTGCTGAACCGCCCGACACAGGAGCCTTGGCACTCCCTAATTCCCTCTAGGGACCGCTCAATACGACGGGTTTTGGAAAGTCGAGTACG
Protein-coding sequences here:
- a CDS encoding arginine deiminase family protein — its product is MSTYGSQSMIAPLRRVLVKRPDQAFAVADPAAWHYTARPDLTAAQQEHDDLVALLRQGGSEVLYHDEPQPTHADAIFTFDPALVTDQGAIMLSMGKRQRRGEEAVMARRFEALDLPILSTLHDDARAEGGDLLWLDHDTLAVGQGFRTNAEGLRQLREALTPLGVTVIPVDLPYYSGPAACLHLLSLISIVDERLAVVYPPLLSVPFWQELQRRGFRLIEVPEEEFLTMGPNVLALAPGQCVMLEGNPTTRQRLQEVGCQVWTYRGNELSLKAEGGATCLTRPLLRG